Proteins from one Erysipelothrix larvae genomic window:
- a CDS encoding V0D/AC39 family V-type ATPase subunit produces MPNTAVIAKARAMYSLHLKDFDYHQLADLKRVEDVAMFFEKHPRYEGVMEGVRSLEIHRDILEQRIRVMVPLEYKSLLRMEQVARAKTFFSLDLERNLIVDMLYSLSHGVIYQPTRDSVELSQSFSFNVADLINCNSIEAVLKTIARSPYAHTVDVEVNKGTPIWEIESKLYDLYIKLVNENEAKDSEEFRDIFRFDIELTRVAEAFRMVIANNPNYIKKLESYTWIPYKLKKQELKDWVEQSDPNLFVANVKEKYGIPQEVYRSTIENYFDRMRFKQALKVMRYSQDSKAVVYAYKMLMDIEVKNIISIIEGVRYRRNVQSILEQLVFEVKQT; encoded by the coding sequence ATGCCTAATACAGCGGTAATTGCTAAAGCGAGAGCAATGTATAGCTTACATTTAAAAGACTTTGATTACCATCAATTGGCCGATTTGAAGCGTGTTGAAGATGTTGCCATGTTCTTTGAAAAACACCCTCGTTATGAAGGTGTAATGGAAGGCGTGCGCAGTCTTGAAATACACCGAGACATTTTAGAACAAAGAATACGAGTGATGGTTCCTCTTGAATACAAGAGTCTTTTGCGGATGGAGCAAGTTGCCAGGGCGAAGACTTTTTTTTCTTTGGATTTAGAGCGAAATTTGATTGTTGATATGCTCTATTCACTCAGTCACGGAGTAATTTATCAACCAACACGTGATAGTGTAGAACTCAGTCAATCATTCTCATTCAACGTTGCGGATCTTATAAACTGTAACTCAATTGAAGCAGTCCTTAAAACGATAGCACGCAGCCCGTATGCACATACGGTTGACGTGGAAGTTAACAAGGGGACACCAATTTGGGAAATAGAAAGCAAGTTGTACGATTTATATATTAAACTCGTCAATGAAAATGAAGCGAAGGATAGTGAAGAATTTAGAGATATCTTCCGCTTTGACATTGAATTAACCCGTGTGGCCGAAGCATTTAGAATGGTTATTGCAAATAATCCAAACTATATTAAGAAGCTAGAAAGTTACACGTGGATCCCTTATAAGTTAAAGAAACAAGAGTTAAAGGATTGGGTTGAACAATCGGATCCTAACTTATTTGTCGCGAATGTAAAAGAAAAGTATGGTATTCCTCAAGAAGTATACCGCTCAACGATTGAGAACTACTTCGATCGGATGCGCTTTAAACAAGCATTGAAAGTGATGCGATACAGTCAAGACAGTAAAGCAGTTGTTTATGCTTATAAGATGTTAATGGATATAGAAGTAAAAAATATCATCAGTATAATCGAAGGTGTACGTTATCGTAGAAATGTACAGTCGATTCTAGAACAACTGGTATTTGAGGTGAAACAAACATGA
- a CDS encoding V-type ATP synthase subunit I, giving the protein MIEKMKLLSVRCSRDQYLELASHAVAKKNFHPILANDVIKSKMIGFQYAQDQVYTQLKTRIDAVDKGLNLGLVENLSDINEVELDVIKDTIDKVEGKYEKFTASRARTSDKEDKEALAKLHEYLHGQELQYIAVHLGRIPLEALSRVTLYNNEAFIFTELVRNKHYVWIMYLCMKEDDKHFEEMFGSLYFETVDIPKDMEQEEEIRDYCKQALGEICGFVAWRSKMEQFEKFVSVEEDTILFNAFVPEDEVEEFKKEFSDFEIEDVENSDYHFTPPTKLSNRKSVKPFESFVEMYGLPRYGTFDPTTFFAITYSLLFGIMFGDLGQGVVISLVGWFMLKKKGMGLGAVLMRIGMFSAFFGIIYGSVFGDETILDGFLRPFGLPIHVGDNDMTQPLLIAAVAMGVILIVISMLMNVLILMKQKRYASAILSQNGVCGIVFYVYLVVGAVLNLVYKVNIFTTPLLILCVGLPLLSIMFHVPIHNAIQRKKLKPEDGWGGYITESFFELFEVLLSFMANTLSFLRVGGFILSHVGMMTVVMELRVLAGTAGPLVLIFGNILVIGLEGLIVGIQALRLEYYEMFSRYYESGGVEYKTL; this is encoded by the coding sequence ATGATTGAAAAAATGAAATTATTGAGTGTTCGCTGTTCTAGAGATCAATACCTTGAATTAGCTTCTCATGCTGTTGCAAAAAAGAATTTCCACCCAATTTTGGCAAACGATGTAATCAAGTCAAAAATGATTGGATTTCAATATGCTCAAGACCAAGTTTATACTCAATTGAAAACACGCATTGATGCAGTGGACAAAGGATTAAACTTAGGACTCGTTGAAAATCTTAGTGACATTAATGAAGTTGAGTTGGATGTTATCAAGGACACAATTGATAAAGTTGAAGGCAAGTATGAAAAATTCACTGCCTCAAGAGCAAGAACTTCAGATAAAGAAGATAAGGAAGCACTGGCAAAACTTCACGAATATCTCCATGGTCAAGAACTTCAATACATTGCAGTTCACCTTGGACGAATTCCTCTAGAAGCATTGTCACGGGTAACCCTTTATAACAATGAGGCATTTATCTTTACAGAATTAGTGCGAAATAAACACTATGTTTGGATTATGTATCTATGTATGAAAGAAGACGATAAGCACTTTGAAGAGATGTTTGGTTCGCTCTACTTTGAAACTGTAGATATTCCAAAAGATATGGAACAAGAAGAGGAAATTCGTGATTACTGCAAGCAAGCACTTGGAGAAATCTGTGGATTTGTGGCTTGGCGTTCTAAAATGGAACAATTCGAGAAATTTGTAAGTGTTGAGGAAGATACAATCTTATTTAACGCCTTTGTTCCTGAAGATGAAGTAGAAGAATTTAAAAAAGAATTTAGTGATTTTGAAATTGAAGATGTGGAAAACAGTGATTATCACTTCACACCACCTACAAAATTAAGCAATCGGAAATCCGTTAAACCGTTTGAATCGTTTGTTGAGATGTATGGACTTCCACGATATGGAACCTTTGATCCAACAACCTTCTTCGCCATAACATATAGTCTACTATTTGGGATTATGTTTGGGGACCTTGGGCAAGGAGTTGTGATTTCATTGGTTGGATGGTTCATGCTAAAGAAAAAAGGAATGGGACTTGGTGCTGTTTTAATGCGCATCGGTATGTTCTCAGCGTTCTTTGGAATCATTTACGGTTCAGTGTTTGGAGATGAAACAATTCTAGATGGGTTCCTTCGTCCCTTTGGATTACCAATCCATGTTGGGGATAATGACATGACGCAACCTTTACTGATTGCTGCCGTTGCGATGGGTGTAATACTCATTGTAATATCAATGCTTATGAATGTATTAATCTTGATGAAACAAAAACGATACGCATCTGCAATCCTTTCTCAAAACGGAGTTTGTGGTATCGTGTTCTATGTTTATTTAGTTGTAGGAGCTGTTCTAAATCTAGTATATAAAGTGAACATCTTTACAACACCGCTCTTAATCCTCTGTGTAGGATTACCACTATTATCAATTATGTTCCATGTTCCAATTCACAATGCAATTCAAAGAAAGAAACTCAAACCAGAAGATGGTTGGGGTGGATACATTACAGAAAGCTTCTTTGAATTGTTTGAAGTGCTGTTGAGTTTTATGGCAAATACATTGTCATTCTTACGTGTGGGTGGATTTATCCTCAGTCACGTTGGGATGATGACGGTAGTTATGGAACTTCGAGTACTTGCAGGAACAGCAGGTCCACTTGTTCTCATCTTCGGGAACATCTTAGTTATTGGACTTGAAGGACTAATTGTAGGTATCCAAGCATTACGTCTTGAATATTATGAAATGTTTAGCCGTTATTACGAGAGTGGCGGCGTTGAATACAAAACACTTTAG